A genomic window from Ascaphus truei isolate aAscTru1 chromosome 1, aAscTru1.hap1, whole genome shotgun sequence includes:
- the LOC142467390 gene encoding epidermal differentiation-specific protein-like encodes MNRIELFDDPNFKGINGAISVRESTPDLTVHSFMKRASSLRVTGDPWIVFTEINYGGDFEMYEEGKHAVIPEFHNKIASVKVIRGGLSTPKINLYVDKDYKGAVTTLLDTQPIISTSGMDNKISSHKVESGAWILYDKEHYQGKMMAAVAGDNVPNYATIQWDDKLKSLKPFTS; translated from the coding sequence ATGAACAGGATTGAGCTGTTTGACGATCCAAACTTTAAGGGTATCAACGGCGCCATCTCTGTACGTGAGAGTACCCCAGACCTGACAGTGCACAGTTTTATGAAGAGAGCCTCATCCCTGCGAGTCACTGGGGACCCCTGGATAGTCTTCACAGAGATAAACTATGGAGGTGACTTTGAGATGTACGAGGAAGGAAAACATGCCGTTATCCCTGAATTCCATAACAAAATCGCCTCTGTGAAGGTCATTAGAGGTGGCCTGTCTACCCCCAAGATCAATCTGTATGTGGACAAGGACTATAAGGGTGCTGTGACCACCCTGCTGGACACACAGCCCATAATATCAACGTCAGGCATGGATAACAAGATCTCATCTCACAAAGTGGAATCAGGAGCCTGGATCCTGTATGACAAGGAACATTACCAAGGAAAGATGATGGCTGCCGTGGCTGGAGATAACGTACCAAACTACGCTACTATTCAATGGGATGACAAGTTGAAATCTCTGAAGCCCTTCACGTCATAA